Proteins encoded together in one Octopus bimaculoides isolate UCB-OBI-ISO-001 chromosome 24, ASM119413v2, whole genome shotgun sequence window:
- the LOC106882094 gene encoding integumentary mucin C.1-like: TTTTTSTTTTTPSVSTTTTTTTTFINTTTTINSIVIFTTTTTTTTTTTTITTTTTNIATTTTTTPFIATSATTSSTICLTTTTTTTTTTTTTTTTTTTTSTTTTTTTSTTTTTTTTTTLDIYGSFCVLV, encoded by the exons accaccaccactacttctactacgactactaccccTTCTgtatctaccaccaccaccactactactacatttataaacactaccaccactatcaataGTATcgttatttttactactactactactactactactactactactactattactactactactactaatattgctactactaccaccactactccaTTCATAGCCACTTCTGCCACTACTTCCAGCACTATC tgtctaactactactactactactactactactactactactactactaccactaccactactacttctactaccactaccactacaacttctactaccaccaccaccaccactactactactctggACATATATGGGAGTTTCTGCGTgcttgtttga